Proteins from a genomic interval of Luteolibacter sp. Y139:
- a CDS encoding DNRLRE domain-containing protein, with translation MNHKFSLPVVALAGIAMPVLSAMTLPVSEDTSTSSNKKQAEMKLLTPAAGVGSSLGVTSTRTAFLRFDAGSLADTLPSSEVSSAVLMVYLPTVTEAGDLSLHAVTQDWTESVTGNVAQPAFADTSLATIPSSSVVAKQFILIDVTQQVKAWLGTPASDFGFALTATGTTRVQFASKEGASLGYPAFLQIERSRVIGNEQLGSELDAAKIGDGSVDNDELAALDGVTSTLQPQINGLGASITGLQNNLAGKVSKAGDTMTGALVLPANGLTVGGNQLAVADGKVGIGTNSPSAPLEVRGSIRLGTTGNLLAPGGEENLRIVRGSYTFLNGVLSLSGGSGFSVVKSGSDVALTFTTAFSAPPTITCSQEVLPPNNTIVSSALLNVTGSGVTFGSAASWSGITWHFVAIGPR, from the coding sequence ATGAATCATAAGTTTTCCCTCCCCGTTGTTGCCTTGGCGGGAATTGCGATGCCGGTGCTTTCCGCCATGACGCTTCCGGTTTCGGAAGATACCTCCACCTCCTCAAACAAGAAGCAGGCTGAAATGAAGCTGCTCACTCCGGCCGCGGGAGTTGGATCTTCGCTTGGAGTCACCAGCACCCGGACAGCGTTCCTGCGCTTCGATGCGGGGTCTCTCGCGGACACTCTTCCTTCCTCCGAGGTGTCCAGTGCCGTGCTGATGGTGTATTTACCCACGGTAACTGAAGCGGGTGATCTCTCCCTTCACGCAGTTACGCAGGATTGGACTGAATCGGTGACAGGAAATGTGGCTCAGCCTGCTTTTGCTGATACGTCCCTTGCCACGATCCCGTCCTCCTCGGTAGTCGCCAAACAATTCATCCTGATCGATGTGACGCAGCAGGTGAAAGCATGGCTTGGAACACCGGCCAGCGATTTCGGTTTCGCCCTGACCGCGACCGGCACCACGAGAGTCCAATTCGCCTCAAAGGAAGGGGCCTCCCTGGGTTATCCGGCGTTCCTGCAAATCGAGAGGAGCCGCGTGATCGGCAACGAGCAGCTCGGCTCGGAACTCGACGCGGCCAAGATCGGTGATGGAAGCGTGGACAATGACGAACTGGCCGCTCTCGACGGTGTCACTTCGACGCTCCAGCCGCAGATCAACGGTCTGGGAGCGAGCATCACGGGGCTTCAGAACAATCTGGCAGGTAAAGTCAGTAAGGCGGGCGATACCATGACCGGAGCGCTTGTACTGCCCGCAAATGGTCTGACGGTGGGCGGGAACCAGCTTGCAGTGGCGGATGGAAAGGTGGGAATCGGAACGAATTCGCCATCTGCTCCGCTAGAGGTGCGGGGCAGCATCAGGCTGGGAACCACTGGCAACCTTCTTGCCCCCGGCGGAGAAGAAAACCTTCGCATCGTCCGGGGCTCTTACACCTTCCTGAATGGAGTTTTGAGCTTGTCGGGCGGGAGCGGATTTTCGGTCGTGAAGTCGGGCAGTGATGTTGCCCTTACTTTCACGACGGCATTCTCGGCTCCGCCGACCATCACCTGTTCGCAGGAAGTACTGCCCCCTAACAACACCATCGTGTCCAGCGCACTTCTAAACGTCACAGGGTCCGGAGTGACTTTCGGAAGCGCGGCCTCTTGGTCCGGAATCACGTGGCATTTCGTCGCGATTGGTCCTCGCTAA
- a CDS encoding MMPL family transporter, with the protein MRKWWLHLMLLAAVAVAALGITRLRFDTDILSMLPGELPEVKGLKAHHQAFARQDEAILLLEKEDGVEDDEGHTPAKLAESLAAQLEKDGVVKRARWQPQWTADPQGLSELLGYLWLNADPAEVRALADRLSPGKSQATLDAALEELATSLSGQDLAMLAHDPFGFLAHPAVADVLGSSGGGGGGATFSSGDGTAHLMFLDAPKDVPGYREAGAWLDSVRASIAKWHASSQTKTRISITGEPAFSSEIGMAMEKDMSGSIGLTLTLIALLFWWMQRRLMLLHGLVITLCLVFAVALGVAGWVYGELSIMALASAEILIGLATDYGLVICQEAKVAGHDEKKLLHASGKPVLCGALTTAIVFSALNLGGLPGMAQLGSIVGWGLLAAGVLMIVFYLPWVAKYGVDRAPAEDEAKWIPRRRKSWMLTVAISALALGVLAWKGMPGVEFDSKIMRPRNSTAMEGFERMREKFPDKDPRLLRVVVQAPDDATMLARLGEAQARFAAAGKDGVLLESSLPAAWWPDPVKQKENRPVLLAIARDAPRLLAAADATGFSEEGTALGRQILGVLEKAEPGFYPTSPAAREIMRLFLQRDEKQGGGLVLGSVLPDPSVDPLTPGYPRLRALNSEGIWLSGWSLFKPAIAGLVKDDMTRMLLPMGVLLLAMMFIIFRRIRDVAYALFTMVVTILVMLAAMTVFGLKWNFVNLMATPLLLGTGIDYAIHVTLTLKRTGMCYKELWNGTGKALLFCGVSNVIGFGSLIFSASDALVSLGQVAVIGIVLSMAFSLFLLPGWHSRGARL; encoded by the coding sequence ATGCGGAAATGGTGGCTTCACCTCATGCTCCTCGCGGCGGTCGCCGTCGCGGCGCTGGGGATCACGCGGTTGAGATTCGACACGGATATCCTTTCGATGCTTCCCGGCGAACTGCCGGAGGTGAAGGGGCTGAAGGCGCACCATCAGGCCTTTGCGCGGCAGGATGAAGCGATCCTGCTGCTAGAGAAGGAGGATGGAGTTGAGGATGACGAAGGGCACACGCCGGCCAAGCTGGCGGAGTCGCTCGCGGCCCAGTTGGAGAAGGACGGGGTGGTGAAGCGCGCGCGCTGGCAGCCGCAGTGGACGGCGGATCCGCAGGGGTTATCGGAGCTGCTCGGCTACCTTTGGCTGAATGCCGATCCGGCTGAGGTGCGTGCGCTGGCCGACCGGCTCTCGCCGGGCAAATCGCAGGCGACGCTTGATGCGGCGCTGGAGGAGCTCGCGACGTCGCTTTCCGGGCAGGATCTGGCGATGCTGGCGCATGATCCGTTTGGCTTTCTCGCGCATCCTGCGGTGGCGGATGTGCTGGGTTCATCTGGCGGAGGAGGTGGTGGTGCGACTTTCTCAAGTGGGGATGGCACGGCGCATCTGATGTTCCTGGACGCGCCGAAGGATGTGCCCGGCTATCGTGAGGCGGGGGCTTGGCTGGACTCGGTCCGCGCCTCGATTGCGAAGTGGCACGCTTCGTCTCAAACGAAGACGCGGATTTCGATCACCGGTGAGCCGGCGTTCTCCTCGGAGATTGGGATGGCGATGGAGAAGGATATGAGTGGGTCGATCGGGCTGACGCTGACGCTGATCGCGCTCTTGTTCTGGTGGATGCAGCGGCGGTTGATGTTGCTGCACGGATTGGTCATCACTCTGTGCCTGGTGTTTGCGGTCGCGCTGGGAGTTGCCGGGTGGGTTTATGGCGAGCTTTCGATCATGGCGCTGGCTTCGGCGGAAATCCTGATTGGTCTCGCCACTGACTACGGGCTCGTCATTTGCCAAGAGGCGAAGGTGGCCGGGCATGATGAGAAGAAGCTTCTTCATGCGAGCGGAAAGCCGGTGCTGTGCGGGGCGCTTACGACTGCGATCGTTTTCTCTGCGCTCAATCTCGGTGGCTTGCCGGGGATGGCGCAGCTTGGCTCGATCGTTGGTTGGGGGTTGCTGGCTGCGGGTGTGCTGATGATCGTTTTCTATCTGCCGTGGGTCGCGAAATACGGGGTCGATCGCGCGCCGGCGGAGGATGAGGCCAAGTGGATTCCCCGCCGCCGGAAGTCCTGGATGCTGACTGTGGCCATCAGCGCTCTGGCCCTGGGTGTCCTCGCATGGAAGGGGATGCCGGGCGTGGAGTTCGACTCCAAGATCATGCGCCCGCGGAATAGTACGGCGATGGAGGGCTTCGAGCGGATGCGGGAGAAATTCCCGGACAAGGATCCGCGGTTACTCCGGGTCGTGGTTCAAGCACCCGACGATGCGACGATGCTTGCTCGTCTTGGTGAGGCGCAAGCGCGGTTCGCTGCCGCTGGCAAGGATGGGGTGCTGCTGGAATCCAGCCTGCCGGCCGCGTGGTGGCCGGATCCGGTGAAGCAGAAGGAGAATCGTCCTGTGCTGCTGGCGATCGCCCGTGATGCGCCGCGGCTGCTGGCGGCTGCCGATGCCACCGGCTTCAGCGAGGAAGGGACTGCGCTGGGACGACAGATCCTCGGTGTCCTGGAGAAGGCGGAGCCGGGTTTCTATCCGACATCGCCTGCGGCGCGGGAGATCATGCGGCTTTTCCTGCAGCGCGATGAGAAGCAGGGCGGGGGGCTGGTGCTTGGATCGGTCTTGCCGGATCCATCGGTCGATCCGCTGACGCCTGGCTACCCGCGGCTGCGTGCGCTGAACTCGGAGGGCATCTGGCTGAGTGGCTGGAGTCTTTTCAAGCCTGCGATCGCAGGGCTGGTGAAGGATGACATGACCCGGATGCTGCTGCCGATGGGAGTGCTGCTGTTGGCCATGATGTTTATCATCTTCCGGAGGATCCGCGACGTCGCCTACGCGCTCTTCACGATGGTGGTGACCATTTTGGTGATGCTTGCCGCCATGACGGTGTTCGGGCTGAAGTGGAACTTTGTGAACCTGATGGCCACGCCGCTGCTGTTAGGCACCGGGATCGACTACGCGATCCACGTGACCCTGACGCTCAAGCGGACTGGGATGTGCTACAAGGAACTGTGGAATGGCACGGGCAAGGCCTTGCTCTTCTGCGGTGTGTCCAACGTCATCGGCTTCGGCTCGCTGATCTTTTCCGCGAGCGATGCGCTGGTGAGTCTGGGGCAAGTTGCGGTGATTGGCATCGTGCTCTCGATGGCCTTTTCGCTGTTCCTGTTGCCGGGGTGGCATTCCCGGGGTGCGCGGCTATAG
- a CDS encoding DUF2917 domain-containing protein, which yields MKISLTRREVESLDLSSDDRLRLTTRNGSAWVTLSGTAEDFILTSSSPVELAGPGRLVIEALDGDIVVHLGFSRTIAGNAVLIAAS from the coding sequence ATGAAAATCTCCCTCACACGCCGTGAGGTGGAGTCGCTCGATCTCTCGTCGGACGATCGTCTCCGGCTCACCACCCGCAATGGCTCCGCCTGGGTCACCCTGTCAGGCACCGCCGAGGACTTCATCCTGACCTCGTCCAGTCCCGTGGAACTCGCAGGCCCCGGCCGACTCGTCATCGAAGCCTTGGACGGCGACATCGTCGTCCATCTCGGCTTCTCGCGAACCATCGCCGGCAATGCAGTCCTCATCGCCGCAAGCTGA
- a CDS encoding methyltransferase, protein MSSFLNQFPTTDPGGILELRDRQFAAELMATALLHFDLFTWLEANPGASTSEISEKLGIKERPADVMLTLCQAYGLVAGHPEAVRLTAMGREHLVKESPWFLGPYFVPVRDTPVVRGFLDVLKTGKPGNWQAKSDGKDWHQSMLDPEFAREFTALMNSRGLVFGQGLARGLAPLLGERRTLLDVAGGSGIYSSTLVAYHPQLQATVLEQAPVDAITRAEIARHGLEGRVEVVTADMFADAWPEVDIILLSNVLHDWDFPEVRRLLEKAAEALPSGGLLVIHDAFIRDDKSGPVAVAEYSALLMNITQGKCYSPAEFGGLLEDLGFAVGAYQDTVANRGFMTGVKL, encoded by the coding sequence ATGAGTTCCTTCCTCAATCAATTCCCGACGACGGACCCTGGTGGCATTCTGGAGCTTCGGGACCGCCAGTTTGCGGCGGAGCTGATGGCCACGGCCTTGCTGCATTTCGATCTGTTCACGTGGCTGGAGGCGAATCCGGGTGCGTCCACGAGCGAGATTTCGGAGAAGCTCGGGATCAAGGAGCGGCCTGCGGATGTGATGCTGACGCTGTGTCAGGCGTATGGGCTGGTGGCTGGTCATCCGGAGGCGGTGCGTCTTACCGCGATGGGACGTGAGCATTTGGTGAAGGAGTCGCCGTGGTTTCTGGGGCCTTACTTCGTGCCAGTGCGGGACACGCCGGTGGTGCGGGGATTTCTCGATGTGCTGAAGACCGGCAAGCCGGGGAATTGGCAGGCGAAGAGCGATGGGAAGGATTGGCACCAGTCGATGCTGGATCCGGAGTTTGCCCGTGAGTTTACCGCGCTGATGAACTCCCGCGGGTTGGTCTTCGGGCAGGGGCTGGCGAGGGGGCTGGCTCCGCTGTTAGGCGAGCGGCGGACGTTGCTGGATGTGGCGGGTGGTTCCGGGATTTATTCATCGACACTCGTGGCGTATCATCCGCAATTGCAGGCGACGGTGTTGGAGCAAGCGCCGGTGGATGCGATCACGAGAGCAGAGATTGCACGTCACGGGCTTGAGGGCAGGGTGGAGGTGGTCACGGCGGACATGTTTGCGGACGCATGGCCGGAGGTGGACATTATCCTGCTCTCGAATGTGCTGCATGATTGGGATTTTCCCGAGGTGCGCCGGTTGTTGGAGAAGGCGGCGGAAGCGCTGCCGTCCGGCGGCCTGTTAGTGATTCACGATGCCTTCATTCGCGACGATAAATCCGGGCCGGTGGCGGTGGCGGAGTATTCGGCCTTGCTGATGAACATCACCCAAGGGAAGTGCTACTCACCGGCCGAGTTCGGTGGCTTGTTAGAGGACTTGGGATTCGCGGTGGGAGCCTATCAGGACACGGTCGCCAACCGGGGATTCATGACCGGGGTGAAATTGTGA
- a CDS encoding PA14 domain-containing protein — MLFLNPWLLAGLVAVAIPIIIHLVRRQAAKPIEWGAMRFLFDTVAMRRRKMEWEDLLLMAARCLLLGLVALAIARPFVPPDSSVPWLFVLPAVLVGIALLGASFVLSGKAKWILRISSLVLIFAAAGLVLLERTLNLKRFEASGRRDVALIIDASSSMDLSMDGKTVFTRAVEEAKQLVKEAPRGTAFLVVLGGPAPEAKTAAPLTHRADVLGVLDSLKPIGGTFRAHEALGVATLGLAQGTNASKEIVVFTDAQRAGWRFDNPNAWDGLGEAWKAMPAKPKLVLRDFGVPNSLRNVSIASIEPSRRIVGTDREVILRVTVENTGTEAVTPGPVSMEIGGAKTGEKPVGLLVAGQKETVEFRHRFAKAGPQAVVARIDGRDDLASDDKAERVVLVRGNLPVLLVDGNPAGSFFERAAGYSALALAPSPDLRRGKTAGDAYLMDPEVVPAPELKEEDLEGRAVIVLADVPRLPERLASKISAKVADGAGLFVIAGPRAEAAFYNQWTAGDGPLLAMALGDVAVDPEGTSPAPATFLHEAVALFKDEKNSDLATAKVKQWRKTGEPTGGVQAAAFLNGDPFLAAKNYGNGRTLLATCAFDARSGNLPALRGFVPLLHELVAWTAGSGTELNVEAAWSPSVALHGSSGGLTASYWPNREWKGKPKFVRTDPAIDFRWGDKQPDKRLPADRFSIEWRGQLVPPVSGEYELTAEADDVIQVRIGDGKTFETGWGRKELGKITLEQGKAIPFLATYYEEGGDAYARLYWTPPGGMRQIIPTHAFRPEKVRETGAPLRVMDPTGLPRQAVLRPARVGRELAIDGAAVPGIYQVTPDEELQALLNLPAGAAMPVAVIRDAGESQFEPRTLDDLAMIRKHSDLLLPTSVGDIVGVLQGKGFGREIWKVLAVAGFVLFLLESVLARWVSRNRRTAEDVRVDFGQDAVWGRR, encoded by the coding sequence ATGCTGTTCCTGAATCCATGGCTCTTGGCTGGTCTGGTGGCGGTGGCGATTCCCATCATCATCCATCTGGTCCGGCGTCAGGCGGCGAAGCCGATTGAGTGGGGGGCGATGCGGTTCCTTTTTGACACGGTGGCGATGCGGCGCCGCAAGATGGAGTGGGAAGATCTGCTGCTGATGGCGGCGCGGTGCCTTTTGTTAGGGTTGGTGGCGCTTGCGATTGCGCGGCCCTTCGTGCCGCCGGATTCGAGTGTGCCGTGGTTGTTCGTGCTGCCGGCGGTGCTGGTCGGGATTGCCTTGTTAGGGGCGTCGTTCGTTCTCAGCGGAAAGGCGAAGTGGATCCTCCGCATCTCCTCGCTGGTTTTGATTTTCGCCGCCGCGGGACTTGTCCTGCTTGAGCGCACGTTGAATTTGAAGCGCTTCGAGGCGAGTGGGCGCCGCGATGTCGCGCTGATCATCGACGCCTCGTCATCGATGGACCTGTCGATGGATGGGAAGACCGTCTTCACCAGGGCGGTGGAGGAGGCGAAGCAGCTGGTGAAGGAAGCACCGCGCGGGACGGCATTTCTGGTAGTGCTGGGTGGTCCGGCTCCCGAGGCGAAGACGGCGGCTCCGCTGACGCATCGGGCGGATGTGCTTGGGGTGCTGGATTCGCTCAAGCCGATCGGCGGGACCTTCCGTGCGCATGAGGCTCTCGGTGTCGCAACGCTGGGGCTGGCGCAGGGGACGAATGCCTCGAAGGAGATCGTGGTTTTCACCGATGCGCAGCGGGCCGGGTGGCGCTTTGACAATCCAAATGCGTGGGATGGCCTGGGCGAGGCGTGGAAGGCGATGCCGGCGAAGCCGAAGCTGGTGCTGCGGGATTTCGGCGTTCCTAACAGCCTGCGCAACGTTTCCATCGCGAGCATCGAGCCTTCGCGCCGGATCGTCGGCACGGATCGCGAGGTGATCCTGCGGGTGACGGTGGAGAATACCGGCACCGAAGCGGTCACTCCGGGACCGGTGAGCATGGAGATCGGCGGGGCGAAGACGGGGGAGAAGCCGGTGGGGCTATTAGTCGCCGGGCAGAAGGAAACCGTGGAGTTCCGGCATCGCTTCGCGAAGGCCGGGCCGCAGGCTGTGGTCGCTCGCATTGATGGCCGCGATGATCTGGCTTCCGATGACAAGGCGGAGCGGGTCGTTTTGGTCAGGGGGAACTTGCCGGTGCTGCTTGTGGATGGAAATCCGGCGGGGTCGTTTTTCGAGCGTGCGGCTGGCTACTCGGCCCTTGCCCTGGCGCCGTCGCCTGACCTACGGCGTGGCAAGACGGCGGGTGACGCTTATCTGATGGATCCGGAGGTGGTTCCTGCGCCGGAGCTGAAGGAAGAGGATCTGGAGGGGCGGGCGGTGATCGTGCTTGCCGATGTGCCGCGCTTGCCGGAGCGGCTGGCTTCGAAGATTTCCGCGAAGGTTGCCGATGGCGCGGGCTTGTTCGTGATCGCCGGTCCCCGTGCCGAGGCCGCATTCTACAATCAATGGACTGCCGGGGATGGGCCGCTGCTGGCGATGGCGCTCGGGGATGTGGCCGTGGATCCGGAAGGCACGTCGCCTGCGCCTGCCACCTTCCTTCACGAAGCGGTCGCGCTTTTCAAAGACGAGAAGAACTCCGATCTGGCCACCGCCAAGGTGAAGCAGTGGCGCAAGACGGGCGAGCCGACCGGCGGGGTGCAGGCCGCGGCCTTCCTCAATGGGGATCCTTTCCTCGCGGCGAAGAACTACGGGAATGGTCGTACTTTGCTCGCCACGTGTGCTTTCGATGCGCGGTCGGGGAATCTGCCGGCGCTGCGCGGGTTCGTGCCATTGCTGCACGAGCTGGTCGCCTGGACTGCGGGGAGCGGGACCGAATTGAACGTGGAGGCGGCGTGGAGCCCATCGGTCGCGCTGCATGGTTCAAGCGGGGGGCTGACGGCCAGCTATTGGCCGAATCGCGAATGGAAGGGGAAGCCGAAGTTCGTCCGCACCGATCCTGCCATCGACTTCCGCTGGGGTGACAAGCAGCCCGACAAGCGGCTGCCGGCGGACCGCTTCTCGATCGAATGGCGGGGCCAGTTGGTCCCACCGGTGAGCGGGGAATATGAACTGACCGCCGAGGCGGATGATGTGATCCAAGTCCGGATCGGTGACGGCAAGACCTTTGAGACGGGCTGGGGTCGGAAGGAACTTGGCAAGATCACGCTGGAGCAGGGGAAGGCCATTCCTTTCCTGGCGACGTACTATGAGGAAGGGGGCGATGCCTATGCCCGGCTCTACTGGACGCCGCCGGGCGGGATGCGCCAGATCATTCCCACGCACGCCTTCCGGCCGGAAAAGGTCCGTGAAACCGGTGCGCCGTTGCGGGTGATGGATCCGACCGGTTTGCCGCGTCAGGCGGTGTTGCGTCCTGCGCGGGTGGGGCGTGAGCTGGCGATCGACGGGGCGGCGGTGCCGGGGATCTATCAGGTCACGCCGGACGAAGAGCTGCAGGCGCTGCTGAATCTTCCTGCCGGGGCTGCGATGCCGGTGGCTGTGATCCGCGATGCGGGGGAGAGCCAATTCGAGCCGCGCACGCTTGATGATCTCGCGATGATCCGCAAGCACTCCGATCTGCTGCTGCCGACCTCGGTCGGTGACATCGTGGGGGTGCTGCAGGGGAAGGGCTTCGGCCGGGAGATCTGGAAGGTGCTGGCGGTAGCGGGTTTCGTGCTGTTCCTGTTGGAAAGCGTGCTGGCCCGGTGGGTTTCCCGGAACCGGCGCACGGCTGAGGATGTCCGCGTGGATTTCGGGCAGGATGCGGTGTGGGGTCGGCGTTGA
- a CDS encoding LysR family transcriptional regulator → MKIADVDRSPTAAMELYQLRTFLTIAEEGNLTRAAEKLFTSQPAVSAQVKQLEEELGVKLFERSARGMSLTREGLLLQEKARRIVDAARDFKHSAEHLRDNVSGELVIGLNNRPEVLKIVDVLGALTFAHPELSYELVNGSSGTILEGIDEGAIAIGFFEGVCEFPRIEWHALEPIELCIAAPAAWARELASPDWKLLETKPWIFVSQACSYFRAIESICTDQGLKLQQRFRVDECLTVLNLVAEGLGLTLAAVNHIDSPEYRGRIVALPHFRTTVNLCVGYLRENADRPAIAAAREVILGLWDKPEEPQALPPLSRDIRSARPKGRSHR, encoded by the coding sequence GTGAAGATTGCCGACGTCGACCGCAGCCCGACCGCCGCCATGGAACTCTACCAACTCCGCACCTTTCTCACGATTGCCGAAGAAGGCAACCTCACTCGCGCCGCGGAGAAACTCTTCACCAGCCAGCCCGCGGTCAGCGCACAGGTGAAGCAACTCGAGGAAGAACTCGGTGTGAAACTCTTCGAACGCAGTGCCCGCGGGATGTCGCTCACCCGCGAGGGTCTACTGCTCCAAGAAAAAGCCCGCCGCATCGTCGACGCGGCGCGCGACTTCAAGCACAGCGCCGAGCACTTGCGCGACAACGTCTCCGGCGAACTCGTGATCGGCCTCAACAACCGGCCCGAGGTCCTCAAGATCGTCGATGTCCTCGGCGCGCTCACCTTCGCCCATCCCGAACTCAGCTACGAATTGGTCAACGGCAGCAGCGGCACCATTCTCGAAGGCATCGACGAAGGAGCCATCGCCATCGGCTTCTTCGAAGGCGTCTGCGAATTCCCCCGCATCGAGTGGCACGCCCTGGAGCCCATCGAACTCTGCATCGCTGCCCCCGCCGCATGGGCTCGCGAATTGGCCTCGCCCGATTGGAAGCTGTTAGAGACCAAGCCATGGATCTTCGTCTCCCAGGCATGCTCCTACTTCCGCGCCATCGAATCCATCTGCACCGACCAGGGACTGAAGCTCCAACAGCGCTTCCGCGTGGATGAATGCCTCACCGTTCTCAACCTCGTCGCAGAAGGCCTCGGCCTCACCCTCGCCGCGGTGAATCACATAGACTCCCCGGAGTATCGCGGCCGCATCGTCGCCCTGCCCCATTTCCGCACCACGGTGAACCTCTGCGTCGGCTACCTCCGCGAAAACGCCGACCGCCCCGCCATCGCCGCCGCTCGCGAAGTCATCCTCGGTCTCTGGGACAAACCGGAGGAACCACAGGCACTTCCGCCCCTGTCTCGCGACATCCGCTCCGCTCGCCCCAAAGGCCGCAGCCACCGCTGA
- a CDS encoding methyltransferase → MNAPQENDAPPVHAQLIQMAMAHWVSHVVHAAAKLGLADHLADGPQDAAALAGLTQTHAPSLYRLMRTLASLGILAEDESHRFALTPMGEAMKTGAPGSARATILTVASEPWVNGFAQLPYSLQTGQSGYEKMFGMPIFDWLAQRPEEASLFSETMVGIHGGEPPAVLAAYDFSGLGTIVDVGGATGDLLTTIVGHYPEMRGILYDLPHVVSDAPPLIEARGLTDRVRIESGSFFEQVPAGADAYLMSHVIHDWSEEQCLTILRNCRRAMHAESRLLIIEMVLPSGNVPHPGKMLDMMMLVGPGGQERTEQEYAGLLAKAGLKLSRVVPTASPVSVVEARIA, encoded by the coding sequence ATGAACGCCCCTCAGGAAAACGACGCTCCGCCGGTTCACGCGCAATTGATTCAGATGGCAATGGCGCATTGGGTCTCGCACGTGGTGCATGCCGCCGCGAAGCTGGGACTGGCCGATCATCTGGCGGATGGGCCGCAGGATGCGGCGGCATTGGCGGGGCTGACCCAGACTCATGCGCCCTCGCTTTATCGGCTGATGCGGACGCTCGCGAGCCTCGGCATTCTGGCTGAAGATGAGTCGCATCGTTTCGCGCTGACGCCGATGGGTGAAGCGATGAAGACGGGTGCTCCGGGATCGGCGCGGGCGACGATCCTGACGGTGGCGAGCGAGCCGTGGGTAAACGGGTTCGCGCAGTTGCCGTATTCGCTGCAGACGGGGCAAAGCGGCTACGAGAAGATGTTTGGCATGCCGATCTTCGACTGGCTGGCGCAGCGGCCGGAGGAGGCGTCGCTATTCAGCGAGACGATGGTGGGCATTCACGGTGGCGAGCCACCGGCGGTGCTGGCGGCTTATGATTTCAGCGGATTGGGGACGATCGTGGATGTGGGTGGGGCGACGGGGGATCTGCTGACGACGATCGTGGGGCACTACCCGGAGATGCGCGGCATTCTCTATGATCTGCCGCACGTGGTTAGTGATGCGCCGCCGCTGATCGAGGCGCGCGGGCTCACGGATCGGGTGCGGATTGAATCGGGAAGCTTCTTCGAGCAGGTGCCGGCGGGCGCGGATGCTTATCTGATGTCGCATGTGATTCACGATTGGTCGGAGGAGCAGTGTCTCACGATCCTGCGAAATTGCCGGCGTGCGATGCATGCGGAGAGCCGGTTGCTGATCATCGAGATGGTATTGCCCTCGGGCAACGTGCCGCATCCCGGCAAGATGCTGGACATGATGATGCTGGTGGGCCCCGGTGGGCAGGAGCGCACGGAGCAGGAATACGCCGGGCTGCTGGCAAAGGCGGGGCTGAAGCTGAGCCGGGTGGTTCCGACGGCCTCGCCGGTGAGCGTGGTGGAGGCGCGGATCGCTTGA